The Polaromonas sp. SP1 DNA window GTGGTCAGCACCTACTGCCAGGGCAACCCGGCCGCCTTCCACCGCGCTGACGCCGCCGGTTATGTGTTCTGGAGCGACCGCGTGATGGAACTCGACGCCATCAACCCGCAGGTGGCCGCCCGCCTGGCGCGCGCCCTGGACCGCTGGAGCAAGCTGGCTGAGCCCTACCGCAGCGCGGCGCGCGAAGCGATTGCGCGCGTTGCCGCCAAGACCGACCTGAGCAAAGACACGCATGAAGTCGTGACCCGCGCCCTGGCCGACTAGAAATATGGCCCCCACGCTTGTCACTGCGTGTACTACGCTGCCCCCCGAGGGGGCTGGCCTTGCTTGGGGCGGCCCGGCGCGGCGGCCGCTTCTCTCATTGTTTCCATTTACGGAGTAACCATGGCAACCAAGATATCCCTCACCCGCTACCTTGTGGAAAAACAGCGCATGGACGGGCACATCCCGTCGCAGTTGCGCCTGCTGCTCGAAGTGGTGGCCCGTGCCTGCAAAAGCATCAGCCAGGCCGTCAACAAGGGCGCGCTGGGCGGCGTTCTGGGCACGGCCGGCAGCGAGAATGTGCAGGGCGAAGTGCAAAAAAAGCTCGACATCATCGCCAACGAGGTGCTGATCGAGGCCAACGAATGGGGCGGCCACCTGGCAGCAATGGCTTCGGAAGAAATGGACAGCATCTATGTGGTGCCCAACCGTTACCCACAAGGCGAATACCTGTTGCTGTTTGACCCCCTCGACGGCTCCAGCAACATCGACATCAACGCCAGCATCGGCACCATCTTCAGCGTGCTCAAAAAGCCCGAAGGCCACGCCGGTGTGGAAGAAAAAGACTTCCTGCAACCCGGCAACAAGCAGGTGGCGGCAGGCTATTGCATCTACGGCTCGCAAACCACCCTGGTGCTGACGGTGGGCGACGGCGTGGCCATGTTCACGCTGGACCGCGAGCAGGGCTCGTTCTTCCTGACCGACGAGGACGTGAAGATCCCGGCCGACACCAAAGAGTTCGCCATCAACATGAGCAACATGCGACACTGGGCCCCACCGGTCAAGCGCTACATTGACGAATGCCTGCAGGGCCAGGAAGGCCCGCTCGGCAAGGACTTCAACATGCGCTGGGTCGCCTCCATGGTGGGCGACGTGCACCGCATCCTCTGCCGCGGCGGCATCTTCATGTATCCCTGGGACAAGCGCGAGCCCGAAAAGGCCGGCAAACTCCGCCTGATGTACGAAGCCAACCCCATGAGCTGGCTCATCGAGCAGGCCGGCGGCGCCGCCACCAACGGCAAACAGCGCATCCTCGATCTGCAGCCCACCAAGCTGCACGAACGCGTCAGCGTGATGCTTGGCTCCAAAAATGAGGTCGAACGGGTGACCTCCTACCACTCCGGGCTATAATCGCGGGCTGTATTTCAGAATAAGCCGGTGTAGCTCAGTCGGTAGAGCAGCTCATTCGTAATGAGAAGGTCGGGTGTTCGATTCATCTCTCCGGCACCATTTACCGCGGTAAAACGCGATAGTGGTTACTAACTGAAAACAACTGATGTCAATATTGATGACAGTTGGTTTTCACTCAAGCACAAGCCCTCAATTGAGGGCTTTTTGCTTTCTGGGCCCTCGTGTCGCATCAAAAAAAAACAAAACAACACGAGGGTATTCATGAGTGATCCTTCTGGGAAAAAGGCCAACTCCGACATCTTGGCATTCGTCGCAAATGTTTCCGGCGTAGCGTATCTGGTCCTCACCGTTGCAAGTGGCAATCTGGAAAAACTCTCATCTATGCAGAGATGGGATTTAGTTATAGCTTCCGCCATCATGTTTTGGGTCTCCTTCATGGGCGGACTGATTAAATTTGCCCGGATTCAGTCAGAAGGCCGCAACCAAGGCCTGGCAGTTGCCATTGCATTCTCCGGCGGCCTAATCTGCGCGTGTTGACTGTTGGCCATCCTGCCAATGTTTTCTTTTGGACTTGCAGTTAGCCAGCAAGAAATAATTGCATTGAGTTCGGCTGGCATATTTACGTTGGCCAGCCTTGTGCTCACATACATGTGGGCAAGTTCTGACTGATTCGCATCTCGGTGTTGTCCAGGACGGAAGCTCCCCCAATGAACCTCCCCCTGTGGAGGTTTTTTACGTTGACAGGATAGTCCGGCGGCAGTCGGTACTGCATGCACGGTCCGACACGCCGCGCGCTGCACGACACAAAGGCGGGATTGTCCGGCTTGACTTTCCTGCTTGTCGGTCCCTAATGGGTACAGCGCCCCTCGAAGACCCACTAAAACAAAGAAGTCCGCGCCTTGCCTACACCCACGCAAACACCGCTGCAGGACATTGCCGACGCCAGGTTGGCCGTGCAGGAGTTGCATCGCAATCAGGTGCTTCTGAAAATCGCCAGCCGCATCGGCCAGCTTGGGGGATGGACTGTGGACGCCAAAAGCGGCGAGATCGGCTGGTCCGATGAGGTGTTCGCCATCCATGGCCTGCCGCCGGGGAAGCCCCCCCCCATGGACGACGGCCTGGCTTTTTACATACCCGAACACCGGGACGGCATGCGCGCCGCCGTACTGGCATGTATACGTGACGGCACGCCGTTTGACATCGAGGCCCAACTCATAGCCGCAACGGGCAAATGCTCCTGGGTGCGCGCCATCGGCGAGGCCGAGCGCGACGACACCGGCGCCGTCCGGCTCATCCAGGGCGCATTCCAGGACATCACGGAGCGCAAAGAGGCGCACGAGCAAAGCCGGCGGCTGATAGAGCGCCTGATCAATACCCTCGAGAGCATCACCGACGCCTTCTTCACGCTGGACCGCGACTGGCACTTCACGTACGTCAACCGTGAGGCTGAGAGAGTCCTGCAACGCTCCCGCAAGGAACTGTTGGGGAAAAACATTTGGATCGAATTTCCGCCCGCCCTGGGAAGTCAGTTCGAAATCGAATACAGGCAGGCCATCGCCACCCGCACGGCTGTGCAGTTCGAGTCCTTCTATCCCCCGCTGCAGTGCTGGTTCGACGTTCGGGCCTATCCGTCCGACCAGGGTCTCACCGTCTATTTCCAGGACGTGAGCAACAGGCGCGAGGCGCGGGAGGAAATACTTCGCCTCAATGCGCAGTTGGAGGACCGGGTGCGCCAGCGCACGGCGCAACTCGAAGCCGCCAACCGGGAGATGGAGGCGTTTTCCTATTCGGTTGCGCACGACCTGCGCACGCCTCTGACCACAATAGGAGGCTTCAGCGGACTGCTTGCGAAGTCTTTGCCTCCGGACGCTGGCGAACGCGCAAAACTGTATCTTGAGCGCATCGTGTCCGGCGTGAAGCAAATGAACGAAATGACCGATGCGCTGCTGTCGCTCGCACAGGTGTCGCGCAAGAGCCTGCAGCGGGAAGCCGTCGACCTTGGCGCCATCGCCCTTGGCGTGCTGGAGGGGCACCGCGAACAGCAGCCCGGCCGCGACCTGCGCATGTACGTGCAGCAGCCGCTGCCGGCTTGGGGAGACCCCCGGCTGCTTCGCCTGCTGATGGAAAACCTGCTGGGCAATGCGTGGAAATTCAGCGCGAAAAATCCGGTGACGGACATCACTGTCGGCAGCCAGCCCGGGCCTGAGGGCGAGACGGTTTATTTCGTGCGCGACAAAGGCGCGGGATTCGACATGGGCAGCGCCCAGCAACTGTTTGGCTCCTTTGTCCGGTTGCATGAGCAGACCGAGTTCACAGGCACTGGAATGGGCCTGGCGAACGTGCGCCGCATCGTCACCAGCCACGGCGGACGGGTCTGGGCCGAATCCGCGCCCGGCGAAGGCGCGACCTTCTATTTCACATTGGAGCACCCAAAAGCCTGAACCCGCCCCAGCCAGATCCGCCGCAGGTTCGCAGCACTTCTCGCCAACAGCTTTTCGGGACTGGCAACTCACCGGAAAAATTGGCGCGCTACAGCGTGTCGCTTAGCGTGGATTGATCACTTGCCGGTTCGACTCATCTCTCCAGCACCAATTGAAGCCCCAGTTTCGCAAGAAACAGGGCTTTCTCATTTCCCCGAATCATTCCACCTTCCCATTTCCCATTTCCCAATTCCCATTTCCCATTTCCGCGAAACTGCGGCTGCGCGACAACAAAACGGTTCCACAACGGGCCCGCGATACGTAAAGGCACCGGCAGAATGCATGCTTTTGTTTACACCCTGTTACGATAGGCCAAGCACTGAACAGAGCCCTTTGAGAGCTCGTTTTTCCAAGTCATTTGTTCAGCCCGCCGCCTCCAGTGGACGAAGAACAAATGAGACAAAGCCGTTTGATCAGATACCTGGCCCGTTGCGGGCTGACCGGCATGCTTGCCGTAGCTGCCGCAGCGGCGATAGCGGCCGACGAGCATTTCGACATCACGCGCTTCCAGGTTGAAGGCAATACGCTGCTGCCAGCGGCCGAAGTGGAGCGCCTGGTTGCGCCCGCTGCCGGCCCAAAACGCACGTTTGCCGATATCCAGCTTGCCGTTGAGGCCTTGCAGGAAGGCTATCGCAAGGCCGGCTACACCACGGTGCTGGTCTCGGTGCCCGAGCAGGAACTGGCCGGCGGCGCCGTCAGGCTTCTGGTCCGCGAAAGCGTCATTTCCTCGATCACCATCAGCGGCAACGAGCATTTCGACGAAGCCAATATCCGCGCCAGCCTGGTGCGGCTGCAGGTGGGGCGCACGCCCAGCCTGGGCGCGATTTCCGAATCCATCCAGCTGGCCAATGAAAGTCCGGCCAAACAGGTCGCCGTCACGCTGGCCGAGGGCGACAAGCCCGGCACCATCGACGCCAAGGTGCTGGTCACCGACAACAAGCCGCTGCGCATCATCACCACGCTGGACAACACGGGTGCGCCCTCCAGCGGCCGCTGGCGCACCGGCATCGCCTTGCAACACGCGAACCTGTTCAACCGCGACCAGGTGGGGACGCTGGCTTACAGTACCTCGCCCGACAGCCCCGCCGGGGTGAACCTGCGGGTCTATTCGGCCGGCTACCGCATCCCGCTGTACGCGTTTGGCGACAGCATCGACTTCATTTACGGCAAGTCCAGCGTCAATTCGCCGTCGACCTCGCCCGTGCTGGGCGGGCTGCTGGGCTTTACGGGCAAGGGCGACATCTACGGCCTGCGCTGGAACCACTTCCTGGGCCGCCGCGGCGAAAGCACCGCCAAGCTGGTGCTGGGCCTGGACCACAAGCTGATCGATTCGCGCTGCATCATCGGTGGCGTCACGGTCAGCATCGCACCGCCCACACCGCCCATCGCCTCCTGCGTGCCTTACACCACCACGCCGCTCAGCATCACCTACAGCAGCCAGAGCGAGGGCGTGGACCAGATTTCGGGCTACAGCATCGGCCTGTCGCGCAACCTGCCCAGCGGCGAGCGCTACACCAATGTGGACGGCCGCACCGACCGTTATTCCTACCTGACGCCGGGCAACCGCGCCAGCCGTGACGGCTTCATGGCCGCGCGCGGCACGGCCTCGGTGTTCAAGGCCTTTGCCAACGGCTGGCAGGGCCGCCTGGCCGGCAGCGCGCAATACACTGATACGCCGCTGGTCTCGAGCGAGCAATTCGGCCTGGCCGGCTCGACGCTGGTGCGCGGTTTCCAGGAGCGCGCCGTGGCAGCCGACAGCGGCATCGTGGCCAACGCCGAGCTCTATACGCCGGAGCTTTCCGCCAGCCTGGGCGTGCCCGGCCAGTTGCGTGCCGTGTTTTTCATTGACGCGGGCCACGGCAGCAACAACAAGGTGGGCAACAGCGGTGTGCCCAGCAGCATGACGATCTCAAGCATGGGCGCAGGCCTGCGTTATGTCCTGAGCCGCGACTTCAGCCTGAATGTGGACCTGGCGCGCGTGAACAACGCGGGCACCTCGGTCACGGAAAAGCGGGGCGACTGGAATGCCCACCTGAGCGCTTCGCTGGCGTTCTGAAGAACACAAGGTAGACCCCCATGCACCTGCATTCCCGCCCCCTTCGCCTTTCGTTGCTGGCCAGCGCCCTGCTGCTGGCGTGCGGCGCGCAGTCCTTTGCACAGGGCTTGCCCGCCAACGCCCTGCCCACGGGATGGAACGTCACCTCGGGCGCCGCGACCATCACGCAAAACGGCAACACGCTGAACATCAACCAGACCAGCCAGCAGGCGATTGCCAACTTCGCGAGCTTCAACGTCGGCTCCGGCGCACTGGTCGACATCCGCCAGCTCAACAGCTCGGCCGCCCTGCTGGCCCGCGTTACCGGCGGCGACCCGTCGCTGATCCAGGGGCAGATCCGGGCCGACGGCGCCCTGTGGCTGATCAACCAGGCCGGCATCATGGTGGGCCCCGGCGCGCGCATCGACGTGGCGCGTTTCATCGCGAGTTCGCTCAACGTCAGCGACAGTGATTTCCTGGCCGGCCGCCTGAACTTCAAAGGCGCGGGCACGCCGGGCGATGTGCGCAACGAAGGCACGATCAACGCGGCCAGCGGCGGCAGCATCTATTTGGTGGGCGCCAACGTCGCCAACAGTGGCAGCCTGAACGCACCGCAGGGCGAGGTGCTGCTGGCGGCCGGGCAAACCGTGCAACTGGTCGACACCGCGACACCCGGCGTTTCCGTGGCTATCACCGGCACACCGGGTGAAGCCCGGAACTTGGGCCAGATCACGGCCGAAGCCGGGCGCATAGGCCTGGCCGCCGGCCTGGTGAGCAACAGCGGCACCATCAACGCCTCCAGCGCGGTGCGCGAAGGCGGCAGGATTTTCCTTCGCGCTTCCGGCGACATCAAAACCTCGGCCACGTCGAACATCAGCGCCAACGGCACGACAGGCGGCCATGTCGTCCTGATTGCCGAAAACGCCGCGTCCATCGATGGCGAGGTGTCGGCCACAGGCAGCGCAGGCCGCGGCGGTTATGTCGACACCTCCGGCAAACGCTCTCTGGATGTCGTCAAGGCGCCGACCGTCGGCCAGGGCGGCGAATGGCACATCGACCCCTTCAACATCGAAATCGTGGCGGCCGGGCCGGACGCCGGCACCACGGGCGAAAACGTCATCACGTCGAATGAGACCGGCGCCCACATCAGCGCGGGCACCATCACCAATGCGCTGGACAACGGCATCAATGTGACCATCACCACGGGCCGGGGCAACCCCGCCGTGGACCTGGCGCACGGCGACATCACCGTGTCTGCCGCCATCAGCAAGACCGCGGGCGCCGATGCGGCGCTGACCTTGCGGGCCAACAACAACATCATCATCAACGCGCCCATCACCAGCACCTCGAACAAGCTCAACCTGACCCTGAACAGCAACTACCAGAGCGACTACCCGCTGGACGACCACGCGGTGCAGCTCAATGCCAACCTCGCACTGAACGGCGGCCTGCTCAGGGTCTCGCAAAGCGAAGGCAACGGCAACGGCACGCTCAACATCGCCGGCGGCACGACGACGCTCCTGGCCGGCTCCATCCTCAACGCCGCCGCCGTCAATGTGCTGGCCGGCGGCACGCTGTCCGGCGCCGGCACCGTGACGGGTGCGCTGTCGAACAACGGCAATGTGACGGTCGGCGGAGCCGGGGCCACCGGCCGGTTGACCGTACAGGGCAACTACACACAAGGCAGCACCGGCGGGCTCAACGTCGAATTGCAGGCGACGGACGGCTTTGACCAGCTGGCCGTCGACGGCACGGCCAGCCTGAACGGCAGGCTCAGCATCCGCGCGGTGGCCGGCTTTGTGCCGCCCCTGGACTCAACCTTCGATGTGGTGACCGCGCAAACGGTGGGCAGCACCGGCAGTTTCAGCACCATTGATGCGCCCCAGCAGTCAACGGCCGCCTTCCAGGCGAGCCTGCATGTCAGCTACCCGGGCGCGGGCACCACCGTTTCCCGCATCACGGCAAGGCCGCCGGTCGTCACACCGACGCCAGCCCCCTCGCCGGACATCTGCACGATCGCGCCGACCTCAGCGCTCTGCCAGGTGCTGTCGCCGCCGACCGCCTCGGTCCCGATCCGTCTGGTTCAGCAGGCACTTAACAACGTCATCAAAACCGTGACACCCAGCAAGCCCATGGATTCACCGCTGCCGGATGACTTCACGCCTGAGAAGGTCGCCGCCATGCCGGCCTCCATCCCCGCGGCGGACAACAGCGGCAGCAGCGGCAATAGCAGCACTAGCAGCAGCAGCACGTCATCCGGCGGATCCGGTGGCCCGGCATCCACCACTTCGACACCGGACGACAGCAAGTCGGACGCGAAAAAAGACGACAAGTCGACGGAGACCAAAACGACCGTCGCCAAAAACGAGCCGGCCAAAAAAATGTATTGCAACTAAAGGCGCATGACATGAAGCTGCCAATATTTTTCAAGCCGCTGCTACCCGCATTGGCACTCGCGCTGCTGGTGCTGAGCCCGCTTGCACAGGCACAGGTACAAGCGCAGGTGGTCGGCACCGTTACCAAAGTCTCCGGCGTGATGGTGGCCAAAAGCGCCGAGGGCCGCACCCGCGTGCTGGCCGAAAACTCGCCGCTGCGCCAGGGCGATACCGTCACCACCAGCCGCAACACCTTCGGCCGCCTGGAGTTTGTAGACGGCGCCGCCATCGTGCTGCGGCCCGAGTCGCTGCTGGTGCTGACGCGCTACAGCTACGACGCCGACAAGCCCGAGCTCGACAAGGTGGAGCTGGAGCTGACGCAAGGCGGCTTCAGCAGCACGGCCGGCGCCCTGGGCAAACGCAGCGCCAACGCCACCGTGATCACCACGCCCGCAGGCAACCTGCAGGGCAGCGCCAGCATGGAGGTTTCCCTCAGGCAGCCTTGAGCCCGCTTGAGCCATCCCTCCAACCCAACATCGCAGGAAACCCCATGAACAAACTCACTTCGGTCTCGCTGGCCTTGCTGGCCGCACTGGCCTCCACCTCCGCGCTGGCTCAGCTCAACATCCCGCTCCCCACAGGCATCACAACCAAGCCTGGCGGCACCCCGCCGCCGTTGCCGCCGGGGCTGTATGTGCAGGTGATAGACGGCCTGATCAACGTCACCAACAAGGGCGGCACCCAGAATTTCGCGGCGGGCCAGTTCGGCTATACAGCCGCGCCGTTCCAGGCGCCTGTCGTCGTGCCGAAAAATCCCGGCCTGCAGTTCACCCTGCCACCGGCGTTCAGTGCGCCGCCCCCTGTCTCCGGCACGTCGACCGCTCCCAAATCCAATGCGGTGGATTGCGAAGTGCGCTAAATCACGGATTCCGCGGCCAAAGGCGGGTACCCGATTCAACACCGCCACCCATCAAAGCCCCTGGCTCGCAAAGAGCAGGGGCTTTTTTATGCCTACCGCAGGCATGGACGGCAGGCCAATGAGTACCTTGGTCGTACCGGGGAAGCCCTCCCCTTGGGCCGTTGCTTATTGAAGCCTTTTACCCAAGAATCAGCCTGAACAACGGGAGGTTCTCATGAAGACTGGTTTTCTGAATCGCTCTTTCGCTTTCCAAGCGCGCCTGTTGCCGGCCGCACTCGCGGTACTGGCGCTTACCGCGCCGCAATGGGCACACGCCCAGGCCACGCTGGAGAAAATCAAAAGCCGCGGCCAGATCAACGTGGGCTACCGCGCAAACTCCGCGCCCTTCTCGTTTCACCAGACACCGGAAAAGCCGCTGGGCTACAGCATCGAATTCTGCAAGCCGATCATCGAGCGGCTGCGCCAGGCTGCCGGCAACAAAAACCTGCCGGTACGGTATGTCGAAACCTATGTGGACGCCCGCACACGCTTGCTGTCTGAAGGCAGTGTGGACCTGCTGTGCGAGAACGTGACCGACACGCCTGAGCGCCGCACGCGCATGGATTTCTCCACACCCATCTTTATCGACGGGATCCAGGTCGCGGTGCGCACCAAGGACATGATCAGCACGCTCGGCCAATTGCGGGGAAAAAGCATCGTGGGGATTGATGGCAGCACTGTCGTTGCCGCGCTGGACCGCTATGCCAAATCCAATGCGCTGCAATGGCAATATGCCAAGGCCGTCAACGCCGATGCGGCTCTGGGCCAATTGCAACTGGGTTGGGCCGCGGGGTATGCGCGCGATGGCGTTGCGCTGGCCGCGCAATTGGCCGACCTGCCCGACGCCGGCAACTACAGCATCCTGCCGGAGCGCCTGTCGGTCGAACCTATCGCCATCGCGTATCGCAAAGGGGACGCAGCCATGGGTGAATTGGTGAACGCCTCCATCAAGGAGTTCATGCGCAGCGGTGCGGCGCAGGGCTGGTACGAACAATGGTTTCTCAAGCCGCTCAAACCCGGCGGCAAACCCCTGGCAACGGCAATGCCCGCGGAGATGAAGGCGGTGATGGACGCCGCCAAAGCCAACTGAGCAAAGGCAGAGCCGGTTCGATATCAAATCGGGCTCCAGCCCAATAACCACTTGGGCTTTGTGCTACTGTTTTTATAGCAATGGCCCGCTCAGGCCGCACTACGCGAATGGCTTGGCGTGATGAAAAGGCCTCAAGCGGTTTAGGGCGAATCAGGTCTTGGTGCCTTTGGGCGCCTGGGGCTCTTCGGGGTTGATGAACGAGTCTTCCCACTGCACCGCGAAATGGTGCTCACCGTCGTCGTGGACGATGCCCGAGCCCGTGCTGAGCGGGTCGAAGTTGGTAAAGCGGATTTTGCGGTTGCGTTCGAGCTTGGCCTGCAGGCTGCTGCGGGCGGCGGCCATCGCGGTCATGTCGACATGCTGCGCATCGGCGACCAGGGTGGCACCGTCTGCCGCGCGCATGGTGTCGGGCACGGTGGCCACGTCGTCGGCTTCAGACTCGGGCATGGCCAGCGGCGGCTGGCCCAGCACGGCGGGTGCGCCCTCTTCGTCGTCCGACAAATCAATTTCGCCGAGGAAGGCGGCGCGCACGTCTTCCAGCGTGGGCAGGTTGCTGTCGCGCACCACCGCATAAGCGATGCCGCATTCGTCAAACAGCTTTCGCTTCAAGTCGCGGTTGCTGGCCCGCAGGCCCTGCGGGCCGGGCACGTCCAGGCAGCCGATCACGGTGCCATCTGCGGCGCAGACCGTGAAAGTGCAATACACGCTTTTGAGCAGTTCAAAGGAACGCTGGCCTTCGGCCTCATTGCGCGGCGAGACAAAACGGATGACGGGAATCTTGACCAGCACGTGGTGGTCGAAAAAGGCGCGCTGCAACCAGTGCCAGACTTCCTGCTCGCTGCCGAGCAGCAAAGGTCTCGCCTGAAGATGCCATTGCGCCGGAATACGCCTTTTCTTGCGCGCAGCGCGCGCCAGCCAGCCGTGATGGCAAGCCGCTCCCGCCGCCAATCCCGACACCGCCGTGGCGGTCAGGCCCAACACAAAAACATCAAACATGGGTGCCCTGCTTTTTTCTTCGAGTTTATACACAGCACCCAAGAGGTTACAACCGTTTACGAATTGAAGTGTTGTAGCCAGGTCTCAAAAGCCGGCTTTCCTCAATGCAAACTGCGACTTAAGTCACGTGGAAGCGCGTGGCGATCAGCGAAGCACCGTTCGCACGGCCAAAGGAGTAAGCGAAAAGTTACAACTCAGCGGCGTCGGGCACAGGACTGGCCAGCACCTTGTCGATGCGTTTGCCGTCCAGGTCCAGCACCTCAAAGCGCCAGCCGGCGCATTCAACATGCTCGGCCGCTTTCAGCAAACGGCCCGAAACGCTTTGCAGCAAACCGGCCACGGTGTTGTAGCGTCCCTTGCCTTCTTCAGGCAGCTCCTTGATGTCCAGGCGGGCCTTGAGTTCGGCCACGGGCATGACGCCGTCGATCAGCCAGCTGCCGTCTTCGCGTTCGGTGGCCCAGGCATCGACCTGGGCGCCGGGCTGCAACTCGCCGGTGATGGCTTCGAGCATGTCCATGGGCGTCATCAGGCCCTGCACCACGCCATATTCGTCGACCACAAACACGATGCGTGTCGAGCGGGCGCGGAACTGCTCGAGCAACTCCATGCCGGTGAGCGTTTCCGGCACAAAGACGGCGGGCACCGCATAAGCGCCAATGCGGTCGGCCACCGAAGGCACGGCGTCCGCATCTTCACCCGAAGGCACGGGCTGGATCTTGCCGCGCAGTGCCAGCAGCTTGGCGACGTTGACCACGCCCACCACGTCATCGAGGCTGCCGCGGCATACCGGGTACCACGAATGGCCCGTGGCGCCGGCCTTGTCGATGGCCTGGGCTACCGTGTCGGAGGCGTCCAGCCACTCAATATCAGAGCGCGGCAGCATCAGCGAGGTGAGCAGCCGGTCGTCGAGCAGGAACACGTTTTGCACCATCTGGTGCTCGTGCTCCTCGATCAGGCCGGCGTCCACACCTTCTTCCAGGCTGGCGGCGATTTCTTCTTCCGTCACCGCGCGGCCGGCGCTGTTGTCGATGCGCAGCAGTTTCAGCACCGCCAGTGTGCTGAGGGACAGCAGACGCACAAAGGGCTTGGCGCCGGTGGCCACCCACATCATGGGGCGCGAGACCAGGCGCGCCACGGTTTCGGGGTAGAGCTGCCCGATGCGCTTGGGCACCAGCTCACCGAAGACGATGGTGATGAAGGTGATGATGGTCACCACCAGCGCGGTGGCGGAAATCTCGGCGATGCGCGGCGGCACGTTGAAGGTTTGTATCCAGGCCGCCAGGCCGCTGCTGAAGGCCGCCTCGCCGATGATGCCGTTGAGCATGCCGATGGAGGTGATGCCCACCTGCACGGAAGAGAGAAACTGCGTGGGGTTGTCAAGCAGGCCCAGGGCCGCCTGCGCACCTTTGTCACCCGACTCTCCCATGGCCGTGAGCCTGGCCTTGCGGCTGGAGGCCAGTGCCAT harbors:
- a CDS encoding class 1 fructose-bisphosphatase, whose product is MATKISLTRYLVEKQRMDGHIPSQLRLLLEVVARACKSISQAVNKGALGGVLGTAGSENVQGEVQKKLDIIANEVLIEANEWGGHLAAMASEEMDSIYVVPNRYPQGEYLLLFDPLDGSSNIDINASIGTIFSVLKKPEGHAGVEEKDFLQPGNKQVAAGYCIYGSQTTLVLTVGDGVAMFTLDREQGSFFLTDEDVKIPADTKEFAINMSNMRHWAPPVKRYIDECLQGQEGPLGKDFNMRWVASMVGDVHRILCRGGIFMYPWDKREPEKAGKLRLMYEANPMSWLIEQAGGAATNGKQRILDLQPTKLHERVSVMLGSKNEVERVTSYHSGL
- a CDS encoding filamentous hemagglutinin N-terminal domain-containing protein; translation: MHLHSRPLRLSLLASALLLACGAQSFAQGLPANALPTGWNVTSGAATITQNGNTLNINQTSQQAIANFASFNVGSGALVDIRQLNSSAALLARVTGGDPSLIQGQIRADGALWLINQAGIMVGPGARIDVARFIASSLNVSDSDFLAGRLNFKGAGTPGDVRNEGTINAASGGSIYLVGANVANSGSLNAPQGEVLLAAGQTVQLVDTATPGVSVAITGTPGEARNLGQITAEAGRIGLAAGLVSNSGTINASSAVREGGRIFLRASGDIKTSATSNISANGTTGGHVVLIAENAASIDGEVSATGSAGRGGYVDTSGKRSLDVVKAPTVGQGGEWHIDPFNIEIVAAGPDAGTTGENVITSNETGAHISAGTITNALDNGINVTITTGRGNPAVDLAHGDITVSAAISKTAGADAALTLRANNNIIINAPITSTSNKLNLTLNSNYQSDYPLDDHAVQLNANLALNGGLLRVSQSEGNGNGTLNIAGGTTTLLAGSILNAAAVNVLAGGTLSGAGTVTGALSNNGNVTVGGAGATGRLTVQGNYTQGSTGGLNVELQATDGFDQLAVDGTASLNGRLSIRAVAGFVPPLDSTFDVVTAQTVGSTGSFSTIDAPQQSTAAFQASLHVSYPGAGTTVSRITARPPVVTPTPAPSPDICTIAPTSALCQVLSPPTASVPIRLVQQALNNVIKTVTPSKPMDSPLPDDFTPEKVAAMPASIPAADNSGSSGNSSTSSSSTSSGGSGGPASTTSTPDDSKSDAKKDDKSTETKTTVAKNEPAKKMYCN
- a CDS encoding amino acid ABC transporter substrate-binding protein, which translates into the protein MKTGFLNRSFAFQARLLPAALAVLALTAPQWAHAQATLEKIKSRGQINVGYRANSAPFSFHQTPEKPLGYSIEFCKPIIERLRQAAGNKNLPVRYVETYVDARTRLLSEGSVDLLCENVTDTPERRTRMDFSTPIFIDGIQVAVRTKDMISTLGQLRGKSIVGIDGSTVVAALDRYAKSNALQWQYAKAVNADAALGQLQLGWAAGYARDGVALAAQLADLPDAGNYSILPERLSVEPIAIAYRKGDAAMGELVNASIKEFMRSGAAQGWYEQWFLKPLKPGGKPLATAMPAEMKAVMDAAKAN
- a CDS encoding ShlB/FhaC/HecB family hemolysin secretion/activation protein → MLAVAAAAAIAADEHFDITRFQVEGNTLLPAAEVERLVAPAAGPKRTFADIQLAVEALQEGYRKAGYTTVLVSVPEQELAGGAVRLLVRESVISSITISGNEHFDEANIRASLVRLQVGRTPSLGAISESIQLANESPAKQVAVTLAEGDKPGTIDAKVLVTDNKPLRIITTLDNTGAPSSGRWRTGIALQHANLFNRDQVGTLAYSTSPDSPAGVNLRVYSAGYRIPLYAFGDSIDFIYGKSSVNSPSTSPVLGGLLGFTGKGDIYGLRWNHFLGRRGESTAKLVLGLDHKLIDSRCIIGGVTVSIAPPTPPIASCVPYTTTPLSITYSSQSEGVDQISGYSIGLSRNLPSGERYTNVDGRTDRYSYLTPGNRASRDGFMAARGTASVFKAFANGWQGRLAGSAQYTDTPLVSSEQFGLAGSTLVRGFQERAVAADSGIVANAELYTPELSASLGVPGQLRAVFFIDAGHGSNNKVGNSGVPSSMTISSMGAGLRYVLSRDFSLNVDLARVNNAGTSVTEKRGDWNAHLSASLAF
- a CDS encoding ATP-binding protein; its protein translation is MPTPTQTPLQDIADARLAVQELHRNQVLLKIASRIGQLGGWTVDAKSGEIGWSDEVFAIHGLPPGKPPPMDDGLAFYIPEHRDGMRAAVLACIRDGTPFDIEAQLIAATGKCSWVRAIGEAERDDTGAVRLIQGAFQDITERKEAHEQSRRLIERLINTLESITDAFFTLDRDWHFTYVNREAERVLQRSRKELLGKNIWIEFPPALGSQFEIEYRQAIATRTAVQFESFYPPLQCWFDVRAYPSDQGLTVYFQDVSNRREAREEILRLNAQLEDRVRQRTAQLEAANREMEAFSYSVAHDLRTPLTTIGGFSGLLAKSLPPDAGERAKLYLERIVSGVKQMNEMTDALLSLAQVSRKSLQREAVDLGAIALGVLEGHREQQPGRDLRMYVQQPLPAWGDPRLLRLLMENLLGNAWKFSAKNPVTDITVGSQPGPEGETVYFVRDKGAGFDMGSAQQLFGSFVRLHEQTEFTGTGMGLANVRRIVTSHGGRVWAESAPGEGATFYFTLEHPKA
- a CDS encoding DUF2726 domain-containing protein; its protein translation is MFDVFVLGLTATAVSGLAAGAACHHGWLARAARKKRRIPAQWHLQARPLLLGSEQEVWHWLQRAFFDHHVLVKIPVIRFVSPRNEAEGQRSFELLKSVYCTFTVCAADGTVIGCLDVPGPQGLRASNRDLKRKLFDECGIAYAVVRDSNLPTLEDVRAAFLGEIDLSDDEEGAPAVLGQPPLAMPESEADDVATVPDTMRAADGATLVADAQHVDMTAMAAARSSLQAKLERNRKIRFTNFDPLSTGSGIVHDDGEHHFAVQWEDSFINPEEPQAPKGTKT